The following proteins are encoded in a genomic region of Streptomyces gobiensis:
- a CDS encoding BTAD domain-containing putative transcriptional regulator, translated as MGYRYRILGTTQVLRDDGTTVPLGGARLRALLTALAMAQGRTVRADTLVGEVWAQGDPPADATGALQALIGRLRRLLGREAIASEHDGYRLCAGPDEVDAARFARLADDGARALADGDAGQAARLLEGALALWRGPAFADLPDGGGPAAVRAEARQLEVRRGRAEAQLALGRPESVLAELAELCAEHPLDEPLQALRMRALRDAGRTAEALAAYETVRAEIVELLGADPGVELRALHAELLLPPEPPPQQAPAPAPAPAPAAAPARAAGNLRARLTSFVGREEELAEIRTELGRYRLVTLLGPGGAGKTRLSQEAADAVAGQWPDGVWLAELAPTRDPDTVAETVLTALGGRETVIRGTTAEGLRAATDPHALDPLAQLAERCAHQRMLLLLDNCEHVIDAAARLVEKLLTECPQVTVLATSREPLGVPGESALVVDPLPDPVALRLLEERGAVTRPGFRTDQDPAACAEICRRLDGLPLAIELAAARLRALTPRQLADRLDNRFRLLTSGSRTALPRQQTLRAVVDWSWELLDAPERAVLRRLSVFSGGCELAQAEAVCSGDGVDPRDVTALLGSLVDKSLVVAAPTPGNGMRYRLLETVGEYAAERLAEAGERSTVEQRHLVTYRELARTTDALLRGPEQRRHLDRLESEHDNIRTALRHALDARDEHEALCLALSMSWFWQLRDHRTDARTWCRAAAALGPNPFEPPVIPAPPLAEGCTDAPPPMDPEQLWEARRGVRMVELAVAEPFSLDAATEPETRELLRGIVDSYRPGQPQTCRNPGLVWFYACVLLGEFTRLPELMDATVTTCRELGYDWELGYALQMRSRLRGDIPHRQTQAIRDADESLEIFTRLDNGWGMAEALSSRGEMRERRGDLAGAIEDTRRGIRIAEGLGAQSQVSMLRARLGGALVESGQGEAGERLLRETLAESERLTTDAVPLARLHLTTWLGRTGRLAECREQLDALVTDFGKGAARLFLGMVEGLFGWLETLEGRPETARTRFRTAIEETRDQLGEMIVPELAISYLAMTAEAVCALDRAPDAARLLGAFGRLYPPHWYQPAMLRESRERAERATRAALGDAAYERAYAEGGELSMTEAAALI; from the coding sequence GTGGGCTACCGCTATCGGATCCTCGGAACGACGCAGGTGCTCCGCGACGACGGCACCACCGTGCCGCTCGGCGGGGCGCGGCTGCGTGCCCTGCTGACCGCGCTCGCGATGGCCCAGGGGCGTACGGTCCGGGCGGACACGCTGGTCGGTGAGGTGTGGGCGCAGGGCGACCCGCCCGCCGATGCCACGGGCGCCCTGCAGGCGCTGATCGGGCGGCTGCGCCGGTTGCTGGGCCGGGAAGCCATCGCCTCCGAGCACGACGGCTACCGGCTGTGCGCCGGGCCGGACGAGGTGGACGCCGCCCGCTTCGCACGGCTGGCGGACGACGGCGCACGCGCCCTGGCGGACGGGGACGCCGGGCAGGCCGCGCGACTGCTGGAGGGGGCGCTGGCGCTGTGGCGCGGGCCCGCCTTCGCCGATCTGCCGGACGGTGGCGGACCGGCGGCCGTACGGGCCGAGGCACGGCAACTGGAGGTACGGCGGGGGCGCGCCGAGGCCCAACTGGCGCTGGGGCGGCCCGAGTCGGTGCTGGCCGAACTGGCGGAGCTGTGCGCTGAGCATCCACTGGACGAGCCGCTGCAGGCGCTGCGGATGCGGGCGCTGCGTGACGCCGGACGGACCGCCGAGGCGCTGGCCGCGTACGAGACCGTACGGGCCGAAATCGTTGAGCTGCTCGGCGCCGACCCCGGGGTCGAACTACGCGCCCTGCACGCGGAGTTGCTGCTCCCGCCGGAGCCACCGCCACAGCAGGCGCCCGCACCGGCACCCGCACCAGCGCCCGCAGCGGCACCCGCACGGGCGGCCGGGAACCTCCGGGCGCGGCTGACGTCCTTTGTCGGCCGCGAGGAGGAGCTGGCCGAGATCCGCACCGAACTCGGCCGATACCGGCTGGTCACCCTGCTCGGGCCGGGCGGGGCCGGCAAGACCCGGCTCTCCCAGGAGGCCGCCGACGCGGTCGCCGGCCAGTGGCCCGATGGCGTATGGCTGGCCGAACTCGCGCCCACCCGGGACCCGGACACCGTCGCCGAGACCGTTCTCACCGCGCTCGGCGGCCGGGAGACCGTCATCCGCGGCACCACCGCCGAGGGGCTGCGCGCGGCCACCGACCCGCACGCGCTGGATCCGCTCGCCCAGCTCGCCGAGCGCTGTGCCCACCAGCGCATGCTGCTCCTGCTGGACAACTGCGAGCATGTCATCGACGCGGCGGCGCGGCTCGTGGAGAAGCTGCTCACCGAATGCCCGCAGGTCACCGTGCTCGCCACCAGCCGAGAACCGCTGGGTGTGCCGGGTGAGTCCGCCCTGGTGGTGGATCCGCTGCCGGACCCGGTTGCGCTGCGGCTGCTGGAAGAACGGGGCGCGGTCACCCGCCCCGGCTTCCGCACCGACCAGGACCCAGCGGCCTGCGCGGAGATCTGCCGTAGGCTGGACGGCCTCCCACTCGCCATCGAACTGGCCGCCGCCCGGCTGCGTGCCCTCACCCCACGCCAGCTCGCCGACCGCCTGGACAACCGCTTCCGGCTGCTGACCAGCGGCAGCCGGACCGCGCTGCCCCGGCAGCAGACCCTGCGCGCGGTCGTCGACTGGTCCTGGGAACTGCTCGACGCCCCGGAACGGGCAGTGCTGCGCAGGCTGTCGGTCTTCTCGGGCGGCTGCGAGCTGGCGCAGGCGGAGGCGGTCTGCTCCGGCGACGGCGTTGACCCGCGCGATGTGACCGCGCTGCTCGGCTCGCTTGTCGACAAGTCGCTGGTGGTCGCAGCCCCCACCCCCGGCAACGGGATGCGTTACCGGCTGCTGGAGACCGTCGGCGAATACGCGGCCGAGCGCCTCGCGGAGGCGGGGGAGCGGTCCACCGTCGAGCAGCGGCACCTGGTCACCTACCGGGAACTCGCCCGCACCACCGACGCGTTGCTGCGCGGCCCCGAGCAGCGTCGCCATCTGGACCGGCTGGAGAGCGAGCACGACAACATCCGCACCGCGCTGCGTCATGCCCTCGACGCCCGGGATGAGCACGAGGCGCTGTGTCTGGCCCTGTCCATGAGCTGGTTCTGGCAGCTGCGCGACCACCGTACCGACGCCCGTACCTGGTGCCGGGCCGCCGCCGCGCTGGGCCCGAACCCCTTTGAACCGCCCGTCATCCCCGCGCCCCCGCTCGCCGAGGGCTGCACGGACGCGCCGCCGCCCATGGACCCGGAACAGCTGTGGGAGGCCCGGCGCGGGGTGCGCATGGTCGAGCTCGCGGTAGCCGAGCCGTTCTCCCTGGACGCGGCGACCGAGCCGGAGACCAGGGAGCTGCTGCGCGGCATCGTCGACAGCTACCGGCCAGGCCAGCCGCAGACATGCCGCAACCCCGGACTGGTCTGGTTCTACGCCTGCGTACTGCTCGGTGAGTTCACCCGGCTGCCAGAGCTCATGGACGCCACGGTGACGACGTGCCGGGAACTCGGATACGACTGGGAGCTGGGCTACGCGCTTCAGATGCGTTCCCGGCTGCGGGGCGATATCCCGCACCGGCAGACGCAGGCGATCCGGGACGCCGACGAAAGCCTGGAGATCTTCACCCGGCTCGACAATGGCTGGGGTATGGCCGAGGCACTGTCCAGCCGGGGTGAAATGCGCGAACGCCGCGGCGATCTGGCCGGCGCCATCGAGGACACCCGGCGGGGCATCCGCATCGCCGAGGGGCTGGGCGCACAGTCCCAGGTGTCGATGCTGCGTGCCCGGCTGGGCGGTGCGCTGGTGGAGTCCGGGCAGGGCGAGGCGGGCGAGCGGCTGCTGCGCGAGACGCTGGCCGAGAGCGAGCGGCTCACCACCGACGCCGTCCCCCTCGCCCGGCTCCACCTCACGACGTGGCTGGGACGCACCGGACGGCTGGCCGAGTGCCGGGAGCAACTCGACGCGCTGGTGACAGACTTCGGCAAGGGGGCGGCACGGCTCTTCCTCGGCATGGTCGAGGGGCTGTTCGGCTGGCTGGAGACGCTGGAGGGCAGGCCGGAGACGGCGCGCACCAGGTTTCGGACAGCGATCGAGGAGACCCGGGACCAGCTCGGCGAGATGATCGTGCCGGAGCTGGCGATCAGCTATCTGGCCATGACCGCCGAGGCGGTGTGCGCCCTCGACCGGGCGCCGGACGCCGCGCGCCTGCTCGGCGCGTTCGGCAGGCTGTACCCGCCTCACTGGTATCAGCCCGCCATGCTGCGGGAGTCCCGGGAGCGGGCGGAGCGGGCGACACGGGCGGCGCTGGGCGACGCGGCGTACGAGCGGGCATACGCCGAGGGCGGCGAGCTCTCCATGACAGAGGCCGCCGCCCTCATCTGA
- a CDS encoding site-2 protease family protein gives MTTALAQHRISPVFLGLVAIMGASGWAVWRDAPPLAGLWVFLFIVSAWIVSLCLHEYAHARAALHSGDLSVGAKGYLTFNPLKYTHALLSIVLPVLFVIMGGIGLPGGAVFIERHRIQGRVKHSLISAAGPLTNAALAVALTAPFWLDALDGVPTAFRFSLAFLAMLQVTAAILNFLPVPGLDGYGVLEPWLSQGARRQLEPFAPFGLIAVFGCLWIPEISQFFWNGIHTLMASLGVPQWDVSYGLEFFRFWEGEPVVTSQ, from the coding sequence ATGACCACCGCTTTGGCGCAGCACCGGATAAGTCCCGTCTTCCTCGGACTGGTGGCGATCATGGGGGCATCGGGCTGGGCGGTCTGGCGGGACGCCCCGCCACTGGCCGGCCTGTGGGTGTTCTTGTTCATCGTCTCGGCCTGGATCGTCTCGCTCTGTCTGCATGAGTACGCACACGCCCGTGCCGCGCTGCACAGCGGGGATCTCTCCGTGGGCGCGAAGGGCTACCTGACGTTCAACCCGCTGAAGTACACCCATGCTCTGCTGAGCATCGTGCTGCCCGTCCTCTTTGTCATCATGGGCGGGATCGGGCTGCCGGGCGGCGCGGTGTTCATCGAGCGTCACCGGATCCAGGGCCGGGTGAAGCACAGCCTGATCTCGGCCGCCGGGCCGCTGACAAACGCGGCGCTGGCGGTGGCGCTGACCGCGCCCTTCTGGCTGGACGCGCTGGACGGCGTACCGACGGCTTTCCGCTTCTCCCTGGCCTTCCTGGCGATGCTGCAGGTGACGGCGGCGATCCTGAACTTTCTGCCGGTGCCGGGGCTGGATGGCTACGGGGTGCTGGAACCGTGGCTTTCCCAGGGTGCGCGACGGCAGCTGGAGCCCTTCGCGCCGTTCGGTCTGATCGCGGTCTTCGGCTGTCTGTGGATCCCGGAGATCAGCCAGTTCTTCTGGAACGGCATCCACACGCTGATGGCGTCGCTGGGCGTCCCGCAGTGGGATGTCTCCTACGGGCTGGAGTTCTTCCGCTTCTGGGAGGGCGAGCCGGTCGTCACTTCTCAGTGA